One part of the Arabidopsis thaliana chromosome 4, partial sequence genome encodes these proteins:
- the RPS18C gene encoding S18 ribosomal protein (S18 ribosomal protein (RPS18C); FUNCTIONS IN: structural constituent of ribosome, RNA binding, nucleic acid binding; INVOLVED IN: translation; LOCATED IN: cytosolic small ribosomal subunit, small ribosomal subunit, nucleolus, cell wall, vacuole; EXPRESSED IN: 23 plant structures; EXPRESSED DURING: 13 growth stages; CONTAINS InterPro DOMAIN/s: Ribosomal protein S13-like, H2TH (InterPro:IPR010979), Ribosomal protein S13, conserved site (InterPro:IPR018269), Ribosomal protein S13 (InterPro:IPR001892); BEST Arabidopsis thaliana protein match is: Ribosomal protein S13/S18 family (TAIR:AT1G22780.1); Has 7974 Blast hits to 7971 proteins in 2923 species: Archae - 237; Bacteria - 5081; Metazoa - 352; Fungi - 177; Plants - 401; Viruses - 0; Other Eukaryotes - 1726 (source: NCBI BLink).) → MSLVANEEFQHILRVLNTNVDGKQKIMFALTSIKGIGRRLANIVCKKADVDMNKRAGELSAAEIDNLMTIVANPRQFKIPDWFLNRQKDYKDGKYSQVVSNALDMKLRDDLERLKKIRNHRGLRHYWGLRVRGQHTKTTGRRGKTVGVSKKR, encoded by the exons ATg TCTCTGGTTGCAAATGAGGAGTTTCAACACATTCTTCGTGTGTTGAATACTAATGTTGATGGTAAGCAGAAGATTATGTTTGCCCTTACCTCTATCAAAGGTATTGGTAGGCGATTGGCTAACATTGTCTGCAAGAAGGCTGATGTCGACATGAACAAAAG GGCTGGTGAGTTATCTGCTGCTGAGATTGATAACCTCATGACAATCGTTGCAAACCCACGTCAGTTCAAGATCCCAGACTGGTTCTTGAACAGGCAGAAGGATTACAAAGATGGCAAGTATTCTCAAGTTGTCTCCAATGCTCTTGACATGAAGCTGAGAGATGATCTTGAACGTCTCAAGAAGATCAG AAACCACCGTGGTTTGAGGCATTACTGGGGTCTCCGTGTCAGAGGACAACACACCAAGACTACTGGTCGCAGAGGAAAGACTGTTGGTGTCTCAAAGAAGCGTTAA
- a CDS encoding Nucleotide-sugar transporter family protein: MAPVKKSDKKATLDAAAWMFNVVTSVGIIIVNKALMATYGFSFATTLTGLHFATTTLMTLVLRCLGYIQPSHLPFTELLKFILFANFSIVGMNVSLMWNSVGFYQIAKLSMIPVSCLLEVVFDKIRYSRDTKLSIGLVLVGVGVCTVTDVSVNTKGFVAAFVAVWSTALQQYYVHYLQRKYSLSSFNLLGHTAPAQAATLLIVGPFLDYWLTDKRVDMYDYNSVSVVSARNTQIIY; this comes from the exons ATGGCTCCAGTGAAAAAATCAGATAAGAAAGCAACATTAGATGCTGCTGCTTGGATGTTCAATGTTGTTACTTCTGTTGGTATCATCATTGTTAATAAAGCTTTAATGGCTACTTATGGCTTTAGCTTTg CTACAACGTTAACCGGTTTACATTTCGCCACTACGACGTTGATGACGCTTGTTTTAAGATGTTTAGGATATATACAACCTTCTCATCTTCCATTTACAGAGCTTCTTAAGTTTATTCTGTTTGCTAATTTTTCGATTGTTGGAATGAATGTTAGTCTTATGTGGAACTCTGTTGGGTTTTATCAG ATTGCAAAGCTTAGCATGATTCCTGTATCATGCTTGTTGGAAGTAGTATTTGATAAGATTCGTTACTCAAGAGATACAAAACTTAGCATTGGACTTGTTCTTGTTGGTGTTGGTGTTTGTACTGTTACTGATGTTAGTGTTAACACCAAAGGTTTTGTTGCTGCTTTTGTTGCTGTGTGGAGTACTGCTTTGCAACAATAC TATGTACATTATCTACAGCGAAAGTACTCGCTTAGCTCATTCAACCTACTGGGTCATACTGCTCCAGCTCAGGCTGCAACGTTATTGATAGTCGGTCCATTTCTCGACTATTGGTTGACAGACAAACGGGTAGACATGTATGATTACAACTCTGTCTCTGTGGTAAGTGCTCGAAACACTCagattatatattaa
- a CDS encoding nuclear receptor family 2 group C protein (Uncharacterised conserved protein UCP009193; CONTAINS InterPro DOMAIN/s: Uncharacterised conserved protein UCP009193 (InterPro:IPR016549); BEST Arabidopsis thaliana protein match is: Uncharacterised conserved protein UCP009193 (TAIR:AT5G64780.1); Has 86 Blast hits to 86 proteins in 18 species: Archae - 0; Bacteria - 0; Metazoa - 0; Fungi - 2; Plants - 84; Viruses - 0; Other Eukaryotes - 0 (source: NCBI BLink).), which produces MGKKRKSTATSLDEVDRTVYASFRTAANSLSQLYTQSMNHQKLSFQAGERHGLEKLYQWIWRQQEGGSRVTPMDIVNYIQNELECCIDEPPISPRAPPPQPTMHVTNPGLMTTSGTSFPTAVPVVRSEQCENQAKNSVFSNALSSPIRRSLQNYQIPQGGYTSGGTTRSSEVNRGSNSPGSIDSSMDMHAE; this is translated from the exons atggggaagaagagaaaatcaacAGCCACAAGCCTCGATGAGGTAGATCGGACTGTTTACGCTTCTTTTCGCACCGCCGCTAACTCTTTATCTCAGCTTTATACTCAGTCTATGAATCATCAGAAGTTATCTTTTCAAGCCGGTGAACGCCATGGTTTg GAAAAACTGTACCAATGGATATGGAGACAACAAGAAGGAGGGTCAAGAGTGACACCTATGGATATTGTCAATTATATTCAG AACGAGCTCGAATGCTGCATAGACGAGCCTCCAATATCCCCAAGAGCGCCACCACCGCAACCAACAATGCATGTCACGAATCCCGGGCTCATGACCACTTCAGGCACCTCTTTCCCAACAGCTGTTCCAGTGGTTAGGTCCGAGCAGTGTGAGAACCAGGCCAAGAACTCGGTTTTCTCAAACGCACTTTCAAGCCCAATACGGCGTAGTCTTCAGAACTACCAAATTCCGCAGGGAGGCTACACATCCGGCGGAACCACCAGAAGCAGTGAAGTGAACAGGGGATCTAACTCTCCAGGTTCTATTGATTCTTCAATGGACATGCATGCAGAATAA
- a CDS encoding uncharacterized protein (unknown protein; Has 2 Blast hits to 2 proteins in 1 species: Archae - 0; Bacteria - 0; Metazoa - 0; Fungi - 0; Plants - 2; Viruses - 0; Other Eukaryotes - 0 (source: NCBI BLink).), producing MIKAGDLIRKNQLTSIFFIDLGKAKHQLYAIIRKSIEPNRNRRQHAKTKSLEQK from the exons ATGATCAAAGCTGGTGATT TAATTCGGAAGAATCAACTTACctctatcttcttcattgaTCTAGGGAAAGCTAAACATCAA CTCTACGCAATTATTCGTAAAAGTATCGAACCAAACCGGAACCGACGTCAACACGCTAAAACTAAAAGTctagaacaaaaataa
- the TT8 gene encoding basic helix-loop-helix (bHLH) DNA-binding superfamily protein (TRANSPARENT TESTA 8 (TT8); FUNCTIONS IN: DNA binding, sequence-specific DNA binding transcription factor activity; INVOLVED IN: trichome differentiation, regulation of flavonoid biosynthetic process, regulation of proanthocyanidin biosynthetic process; LOCATED IN: nucleus; EXPRESSED IN: stem, hypocotyl, micropylar endosperm; EXPRESSED DURING: C globular stage; CONTAINS InterPro DOMAIN/s: Helix-loop-helix DNA-binding domain (InterPro:IPR001092), Helix-loop-helix DNA-binding (InterPro:IPR011598); BEST Arabidopsis thaliana protein match is: basic helix-loop-helix (bHLH) DNA-binding superfamily protein (TAIR:AT1G63650.3); Has 2828 Blast hits to 2555 proteins in 185 species: Archae - 0; Bacteria - 2; Metazoa - 59; Fungi - 73; Plants - 2682; Viruses - 0; Other Eukaryotes - 12 (source: NCBI BLink).), giving the protein MDESSIIPAEKVAGAEKKELQGLLKTAVQSVDWTYSVFWQFCPQQRVLVWGNGYYNGAIKTRKTTQPAEVTAEEAALERSQQLRELYETLLAGESTSEARACTALSPEDLTETEWFYLMCVSFSFPPPSGMPGKAYARRKHVWLSGANEVDSKTFSRAILAKSAKIQTVVCIPMLDGVVELGTTKKVREDVEFVELTKSFFYDHCKTNPKPALSEHSTYEVHEEAEDEEEVEEEMTMSEEMRLGSPDDEDVSNQNLHSDLHIESTHTLDTHMDMMNLMEEGGNYSQTVTTLLMSHPTSLLSDSVSTSSYIQSSFATWRVENGKEHQQVKTAPSSQWVLKQMIFRVPFLHDNTKDKRLPREDLSHVVAERRRREKLNEKFITLRSMVPFVTKMDKVSILGDTIAYVNHLRKRVHELENTHHEQQHKRTRTCKRKTSEEVEVSIIENDVLLEMRCEYRDGLLLDILQVLHELGIETTAVHTSVNDHDFEAEIRAKVRGKKASIAEVKRAIHQVIIHDTNL; this is encoded by the exons ATGGATGAATCAAGTATTATTCCGGCAGAGAAAGTGGCCGGAGCTGAGAAAAAAGAGCTTCAAGGGCTGCTTAAGACGGCGGTTCAATCTGTGGACTGGACTTATAGTGTCTTCTGGCAATTTTGTCCTCAACAACG GGTCTTGGTGTGGGGGAATGGATACTACAACGGTGCAATAAAGACGAGGAAGACAACTCAACCAGCGGAGGTGACGGCAGAAGAGGCGGCGTTAGAGAGGAGCCAACAGCTCAGGGAGCTTTATGAGACACTTTTAGCCGGAGAGTCAACGTCAGAAGCAAGAGCATGCACCGCATTGTCACCGGAGGATTTGACGGAGACAGAATGGTTTTATCTAATGTgcgtctctttctcttttcctccTCCATCTGG GATGCCAGGAAAAGCGTATGCAAGGAGGAAGCACGTATGGCTAAGTGGTGCAAATGAAGTTGACAGTAAAACTTTTTCTAGAGCTATTCTCGCTAAG AGTGCTAAAATTCAG ACAGTGGTTTGCATTCCAATGCTTGATGGTGTTGTGGAACTAGGCACAACGAAAAAG GTAAGAGAAGATGTAGAGTTTGTTGAGCTCACAAAGAGTTTCTTCTATGACCACTGCAAGACGAACCCAAAGCCGGCTCTTTCTGAACACTCCACCTACGAAGTGCATGAAGAAGccgaagacgaagaagaagtagaagaagagatgacAATGTCAGAGGAAATGAGGCTTGGCTCtcctgatgatgaagatgtttCCAATCAAAATCTACACTCTGATCTTCATATTGAATCAACCCATACGTTAG acaCACATATGGACATGATGAATCTAATGGAGGAAGGTGGAAACTATTCTCAGACAGTAACAACACTTCTCATGTCACACCCCACAAGTCTTCTTTCAGATTCAGTTTCCACATCTTCTTACATCCAATCATCGTTTGCCACGTGGAGGGTTGAGAATGGCAAAGAGCATCAGCAAGTGAAAACGGCGCCGTCGTCACAATGGGTGCTCAAACAAATGATCTTCAGAGTTCCTTTCCTCCATGACAACACTAAAGATAAGAGGCTACCGCGGGAAGATCTGAGCCACGTAGTAGCAGAGCGACGCAGGAGGGAGAAGCTGAACGAGAAATTCATAACGTTGAGATCAATGGTTCCATTTGTGACCAAGATGGATAAAGTCTCAATCCTTGGAGACACCATTGCGTACGTAAATCATCTTCGAAAGAGGGTCCATGAGCTTGAGAATACTCATCATGAGCAACAGCATAAGCGGACGCGTACTTGTAAGAGAAAAACATCGGAGGAGGTGGAGGTTTCCATCATAGAGAATGATGTTTTGTTAGAGATGAGATGTGAGTACCGAGATGGTTTGTTGCTTGACATTCTTCAGGTTCTTCATGAGCTTGGTATAGAGACTACGGCAGTTCATACCTCGGTGAACGACCATGATTTCGAGGCGGAGATAAGGGCGAAAGTAAGAGGGAAGAAAGCAAGCATCGCTGAGGTCAAAAGAGCCATCCACCAAGTCATAATACATGATACTAATCTATAG
- a CDS encoding Nucleotide-sugar transporter family protein has protein sequence MTLVLRCLGYIQPSHLPFTELLKFILFANFSIVGMNVSLMWNSVGFYQIAKLSMIPVSCLLEVVFDKIRYSRDTKLSIGLVLVGVGVCTVTDVSVNTKGFVAAFVAVWSTALQQYYVHYLQRKYSLSSFNLLGHTAPAQAATLLIVGPFLDYWLTDKRVDMYDYNSVSVMFITLSCTIAIGTNLSQFICIGRFTAVSFQVLGHMKTILVLVMGFFFFDRDGLNLHVILGMIIAVLGMIWYGNASSKPGGKEKKNYSLPTTRQQKLGATSDSDEHRDKA, from the exons ATGACGCTTGTTTTAAGATGTTTAGGATATATACAACCTTCTCATCTTCCATTTACAGAGCTTCTTAAGTTTATTCTGTTTGCTAATTTTTCGATTGTTGGAATGAATGTTAGTCTTATGTGGAACTCTGTTGGGTTTTATCAG ATTGCAAAGCTTAGCATGATTCCTGTATCATGCTTGTTGGAAGTAGTATTTGATAAGATTCGTTACTCAAGAGATACAAAACTTAGCATTGGACTTGTTCTTGTTGGTGTTGGTGTTTGTACTGTTACTGATGTTAGTGTTAACACCAAAGGTTTTGTTGCTGCTTTTGTTGCTGTGTGGAGTACTGCTTTGCAACAATAC TATGTACATTATCTACAGCGAAAGTACTCGCTTAGCTCATTCAACCTACTGGGTCATACTGCTCCAGCTCAGGCTGCAACGTTATTGATAGTCGGTCCATTTCTCGACTATTGGTTGACAGACAAACGGGTAGACATGTATGATTACAACTCTGTCTCTGTG ATGTTTATAACCCTCTCGTGCACAATAGCAATCGGGACAAACCTGAGCCAGTTCATCTGCATCGGGAGATTCACAGCAGTGTCATTCCAAGTCCTGGGCCATATGAAGACGATCTTGGTGCTTGTAAtgggcttcttcttctttgacagAGATGGTCTAAACCTGCATGTGATTCTTGGCATGATCATTGCAGTACTCGGGATGATCTGGTACGGTAATGCCTCGTCCAAGCCAGGCggcaaggagaagaagaattattCTCTTCCAACGACCCGACAACAGAAACTTGGGGCTACTTCAGATTCTGATGAACATCGAGATAAAGCGTAG
- a CDS encoding uncharacterized protein (unknown protein; FUNCTIONS IN: molecular_function unknown; INVOLVED IN: biological_process unknown; LOCATED IN: cellular_component unknown; EXPRESSED IN: stem, leaf whorl, sepal, flower, seed; EXPRESSED DURING: F mature embryo stage, petal differentiation and expansion stage; Has 25 Blast hits to 25 proteins in 10 species: Archae - 0; Bacteria - 0; Metazoa - 4; Fungi - 4; Plants - 9; Viruses - 3; Other Eukaryotes - 5 (source: NCBI BLink).) — translation MRGQRTVLSTIDGVIVEAVYKWVPGSLGLELVGVGGGDVGGNNQQGLRGNDQQAVPSAVAGVSDSEEDEEHEAGDDQQSRRKRKREQKENKGQEEEKEKEMKIQKT, via the coding sequence ATGCGTGGTCAACGAACTGTCTTGAGTACGATTGATGGTGTGATTGTGGAGGCTGTATACAAATGGGTTCCTGGTTCTCTTGGACTTGAATTGGTTGGTGTTGGAGGTGGCGACGTTGGCGGAAATAATCAACAAGGCCTTCGTGGGAATGATCAGCAAGCCGTCCCATCTGCCGTCGCTGGAGTTTCGgatagtgaagaagatgaagaacatgaAGCTGGAGATGACCAACAGAGTAGGAGAAAgcgaaagagagaacaaaaggAGAACAAGGGtcaggaggaagagaaggagaaggagatgaagattCAGAAAACCTGA
- a CDS encoding uncharacterized protein (unknown protein; FUNCTIONS IN: molecular_function unknown; INVOLVED IN: biological_process unknown; LOCATED IN: endomembrane system; EXPRESSED IN: synergid; Has 2 Blast hits to 2 proteins in 1 species: Archae - 0; Bacteria - 0; Metazoa - 0; Fungi - 0; Plants - 2; Viruses - 0; Other Eukaryotes - 0 (source: NCBI BLink).) yields the protein MYLHRLNHKVKVVVSILKPMMISVRINIYSNQIFFISTSKSQFLLSPIKPFSRINP from the coding sequence ATGTATCTCCATCGTTTAAATCATAAGGTCAAAGTCGTGGTCTCCATCCTAAAACCCATGATGATTTCAGTTCGAATCAACATctattcaaatcaaatattcTTCATTTCTACAAGTAAATCCCAATTTTTGCTATCACCGATCAAGCCTTTTTCAAGAATAAACCCATAA
- a CDS encoding Nucleotide-sugar transporter family protein (Nucleotide-sugar transporter family protein; CONTAINS InterPro DOMAIN/s: Protein of unknown function DUF250 (InterPro:IPR004853); BEST Arabidopsis thaliana protein match is: Nucleotide-sugar transporter family protein (TAIR:AT1G34020.1); Has 1601 Blast hits to 1598 proteins in 182 species: Archae - 0; Bacteria - 0; Metazoa - 311; Fungi - 204; Plants - 929; Viruses - 0; Other Eukaryotes - 157 (source: NCBI BLink).), translating to MAPVKKSDKKATLDAAAWMFNVVTSVGIIIVNKALMATYGFSFATTLTGLHFATTTLMTLVLRCLGYIQPSHLPFTELLKFILFANFSIVGMNVSLMWNSVGFYQIAKLSMIPVSCLLEVVFDKIRYSRDTKLSIGLVLVGVGVCTVTDVSVNTKGFVAAFVAVWSTALQQYYVHYLQRKYSLSSFNLLGHTAPAQAATLLIVGPFLDYWLTDKRVDMYDYNSVSVMFITLSCTIAIGTNLSQFICIGRFTAVSFQVLGHMKTILVLVMGFFFFDRDGLNLHVILGMIIAVLGMIWYGNASSKPGGKEKKNYSLPTTRQQKLGATSDSDEHRDKA from the exons ATGGCTCCAGTGAAAAAATCAGATAAGAAAGCAACATTAGATGCTGCTGCTTGGATGTTCAATGTTGTTACTTCTGTTGGTATCATCATTGTTAATAAAGCTTTAATGGCTACTTATGGCTTTAGCTTTg CTACAACGTTAACCGGTTTACATTTCGCCACTACGACGTTGATGACGCTTGTTTTAAGATGTTTAGGATATATACAACCTTCTCATCTTCCATTTACAGAGCTTCTTAAGTTTATTCTGTTTGCTAATTTTTCGATTGTTGGAATGAATGTTAGTCTTATGTGGAACTCTGTTGGGTTTTATCAG ATTGCAAAGCTTAGCATGATTCCTGTATCATGCTTGTTGGAAGTAGTATTTGATAAGATTCGTTACTCAAGAGATACAAAACTTAGCATTGGACTTGTTCTTGTTGGTGTTGGTGTTTGTACTGTTACTGATGTTAGTGTTAACACCAAAGGTTTTGTTGCTGCTTTTGTTGCTGTGTGGAGTACTGCTTTGCAACAATAC TATGTACATTATCTACAGCGAAAGTACTCGCTTAGCTCATTCAACCTACTGGGTCATACTGCTCCAGCTCAGGCTGCAACGTTATTGATAGTCGGTCCATTTCTCGACTATTGGTTGACAGACAAACGGGTAGACATGTATGATTACAACTCTGTCTCTGTG ATGTTTATAACCCTCTCGTGCACAATAGCAATCGGGACAAACCTGAGCCAGTTCATCTGCATCGGGAGATTCACAGCAGTGTCATTCCAAGTCCTGGGCCATATGAAGACGATCTTGGTGCTTGTAAtgggcttcttcttctttgacagAGATGGTCTAAACCTGCATGTGATTCTTGGCATGATCATTGCAGTACTCGGGATGATCTGGTACGGTAATGCCTCGTCCAAGCCAGGCggcaaggagaagaagaattattCTCTTCCAACGACCCGACAACAGAAACTTGGGGCTACTTCAGATTCTGATGAACATCGAGATAAAGCGTAG
- a CDS encoding F-box and associated interaction domains-containing protein (F-box and associated interaction domains-containing protein; CONTAINS InterPro DOMAIN/s: F-box domain, cyclin-like (InterPro:IPR001810), F-box domain, Skp2-like (InterPro:IPR022364), F-box associated domain, type 1 (InterPro:IPR006527), F-box associated interaction domain (InterPro:IPR017451); BEST Arabidopsis thaliana protein match is: F-box and associated interaction domains-containing protein (TAIR:AT5G47300.1); Has 975 Blast hits to 923 proteins in 11 species: Archae - 0; Bacteria - 0; Metazoa - 0; Fungi - 0; Plants - 975; Viruses - 0; Other Eukaryotes - 0 (source: NCBI BLink).) produces the protein MSISELSQDLLEEILCRVPAISLKKLRSTCKLWNSLFIDKRVRNELRRVTVSQVFHCDGLLLYINGVDTIMVVWNPFMGQTRWVQPIARDQTHKYVLGSYQDIKSRITSYKILRYRYTLCGSKLAFEICELYSSSWRVLDITMDFDLYHNSCVSLKGKTYWLTFDKKDRELDMFSFDYATESFGNRMPLPYQFPRCSYETVALSVVREEKLSVLLQLRGTSRKEIWVTNKINETTQVLSWSKVLTLDNSDFGYCPGLSFFVDEEKKQVLCFEKCRVFHIHTNDEVFENKVYTVGEDNKVTQLRFEQSFCPKMDPYVFGYVPSLVQIEQPRRKRKRGD, from the exons ATGTCGATATCGGAGCTTTCACAAGACTTGTTAGAGGAGATACTCTGTCGCGTTCCTGCCATATCCCTAAAAAAGTTACGATCTACTTGCAAGCTATGGAACAGTTTATTCATCGACAAGAGG GTTAGGAATGAACTTAGGCGAGTCACTGTATCTCAAGTCTTTCACTGTGATGGCTTATTGTTATACATCAACGGAGTAGACACTATAATGGTTGTTTGGAACCCATTTATGGGACAAACGAGGTGGGTCCAACCCATAGCTCGTGACCAGACCCATAAATATGTTCTTGGATCCTACCAAGACATAAAATCCCGCATAACTAGCTATAAAATACTGAGATACAGATACACGTTATGTGGCAGCAAACTAGCATTCGAAATTTGTGAGCTTTACTCTAGTTCTTGGAGGGTTCTTGATATCACTATGGACTTCGATCTTTATCATAATTCCTGCGTGTCTTTGAAGGGTAAGACTTACTGGCTCACTTTCGATAAAAAAGACCGGGAGCTCGATATGTTTAGTTTTGATTATGCAACAGAGAGTTTTGGAAATCGTATGCCTCTTCCCTATCAGTTTCCTAGATGTAGTTATGAAACTGTGGCTCTATCCGTTGTTCGAGAAGAGAAACTATCCGTATTATTACAGCTCAGAGGTACATCAAGGAAAGAAATATGGGTAACAAATAAGATTAATGAGACCACTCAAGTCTTGTCGTGGAGCAAGGTGTTAACGCTGGAtaattctgattttggttATTGCCCTGGACTAAGTTTTTTTGTCgacgaggagaagaaacaAGTCTTGTGTTTTGAGAAATGTCGTGTGTTCCACATCCACACCAATGATGAGGTCTTCGAAAACAAAGTATATACTGTTGGGGAGGATAATAAAGTCACACAACTGCGTTTTGAACAATCTTTCTGTCCTAAAATGGATCCATatgtgtttggttatgttccaagtttggtTCAAATCGAACAACCTCGACGCAAACGTAAAAGAGGTGACTGA